The stretch of DNA CACGCTGAGACCCAGGAACCCGAGTCCCGACTCGTACAGGATCACCGCCGCCATCTCCAGAACCGCAAGGGCCAGGACCGGGCCGAGGAGATTCGGAAGCAGGTGCCGGAGGATCACTCGTTGCGCGCTCGCGCCGACCGCGTGGGCCGCCGTCGTGAAGTCCCGCTCCCGCAACTGCAGCATCTCCCCTCGGACCAGGCGCGCAAAGGTCGGGTATCCCGCCAGCCCGAAGACGATCATGACATTTCGGACGCTCGGACCGAGAATCCCGACGAGCACGATGGCCATGACGATCGTGGGAATGGCCATCTGAATGTCGATGAGCCGCATCAGGAGGTCCCCGGCCTTGGACCTGGCGCTCCCGGCCACCAGGCCGAGCCCGCCGCCGAAGAGGACCCCGATCGCGACCGAGCCGAATGCCACGGCCAGGGACACCCGCGCTCCGTAGAGGAGCCGGCTGAAGACATCGCGCCCGAGGTGGTCGGTGCCGAGCACGTAGAAGCTCCCGCCCTTCGGCATCCAGCTCGGCGGCTGCCG from Candidatus Methylomirabilota bacterium encodes:
- a CDS encoding ABC transporter permease, whose amino-acid sequence is MNRPGGRLRRLSARALVGLALVASAVFCAVAAEWVAPANPNAQQLRFARQPPSWMPKGGSFYVLGTDHLGRDVFSRLLYGARVSLAVAFGSVAIGVLFGGGLGLVAGSARSKAGDLLMRLIDIQMAIPTIVMAIVLVGILGPSVRNVMIVFGLAGYPTFARLVRGEMLQLRERDFTTAAHAVGASAQRVILRHLLPNLLGPVLALAVLEMAAVILYESGLGFLGLSVPPRIPSWGGMLADGRQYLTSAWWMALFPGLAIMTTVLGLNLAGEWIHAKLAPEIRG